From Paenibacillus sp. PK3_47, the proteins below share one genomic window:
- a CDS encoding RNA polymerase sigma factor, giving the protein MKLFFEKMNRLSVYEVKSSEVNLLELNGLEQAEAISEEQLRMIMKLYGEDVWNYIYFLTKSSDQADELTQEVFIKCYYRIGTYRGASSLKTWLFTIARNTVFTYRKSRFFRAGLWGGVQPLTQENDTGQRENSGVTAGAARSAEMEYLGSRQIDEIWSLIMGLPDKLREVLVLDLKAELSVRGIAELIQISPGTVKSRLHRARRKVQDKLRRME; this is encoded by the coding sequence GTGAAATTATTTTTTGAAAAAATGAACCGTCTCTCCGTTTATGAGGTCAAATCAAGTGAGGTGAACCTATTGGAACTGAATGGACTGGAGCAGGCAGAGGCTATCAGCGAAGAACAATTACGGATGATCATGAAGCTGTACGGCGAGGATGTCTGGAATTATATTTATTTTCTTACCAAAAGCAGCGATCAGGCGGATGAGCTCACCCAGGAGGTGTTCATCAAATGCTACTACCGGATCGGGACATACCGCGGCGCTTCATCGTTAAAAACCTGGCTGTTCACCATTGCCCGCAATACGGTGTTCACCTACCGGAAGTCGCGTTTTTTCCGAGCGGGGTTGTGGGGCGGAGTACAGCCGTTAACACAAGAGAATGATACAGGGCAGCGTGAAAATAGTGGCGTTACAGCAGGTGCTGCCCGCTCAGCAGAAATGGAGTATCTCGGCAGCCGGCAGATCGATGAAATCTGGAGCCTCATTATGGGACTGCCGGATAAGCTGCGCGAAGTACTGGTGCTTGATCTCAAGGCAGAGCTGTCGGTCAGGGGAATCGCTGAATTAATCCAGATATCCCCCGGCACCGTCAAATCCAGGCTGCACCGTGCGCGCCGCAAAGTCCAGGACAAATTAAGGAGGATGGAGTAA
- a CDS encoding LTA synthase family protein, protein MSRNKYGLLNAHFYIVSGLIWLKLLLLRMLFFDRIAWQWIAADLAPVLLIMGILAVVIPGRMKTAVYWSFNGILSLLLFAASVYFNHFGSVPTYLAFYELNQVFQVKESVESTIQPVDFLFFADIVIMIIYALIRRWQRGPSVPVRSYITPRVRRVHLVVILVAILGGSALSAYSIHAARDITNELVQAESAGFLNYEVVATLKAQEDNGLIGTGDINETIAKVNALKDTYPYSNKPEGTVPQYFGSQKGRNVIVIQLEAFQNFPLHQSLEGQELTPVLNKLTGEGFYFPRVYQQIGPGNTSDAEFMSNTSIYPIGTLAMSTGFGDRKLPGLPRLLRDKGYEAYTFHVNKVGFWNRNEMYPALGFNGYYEKDDFENDHFNAFGASDEQLYITAVEKLSALHKKGTPFYAQLVTASSHHPFKIPDAYKRITLPANLQDTMLGDYLTAINYTDYAVGTLIEGLKQNGLWDNTVLVLYGDHFGLQTKDVPPEQVEEALGVIYDSRISRFNIPLIVRVPGMTEGQTLERTGGQLDILPTVANLLGVSLEEEGYTAFGHDLLNIDRNVIGMRYYSPSGTFLNDEILFVPGKGFEDGEAISLDTLEPVEDFSQYKSDYDYILKLMDLSDEYVKLLPQR, encoded by the coding sequence ATGAGCAGGAATAAATACGGGCTGCTGAATGCCCATTTCTATATTGTATCCGGACTGATCTGGCTGAAACTGCTGCTGCTTAGGATGCTGTTTTTTGACCGGATTGCCTGGCAGTGGATTGCCGCGGATCTTGCTCCGGTGCTGCTGATTATGGGGATTCTGGCTGTTGTTATTCCCGGGAGGATGAAAACGGCGGTCTACTGGAGCTTTAACGGGATTTTGTCGCTGCTGCTGTTTGCGGCCAGTGTCTACTTCAACCACTTCGGCTCCGTACCGACCTATCTGGCCTTTTATGAGCTGAACCAGGTGTTTCAGGTTAAAGAGAGTGTAGAGTCCACTATACAACCTGTAGACTTTCTGTTTTTTGCGGATATTGTAATCATGATCATCTATGCCTTAATCCGCAGATGGCAGCGCGGGCCGTCGGTTCCGGTACGCAGTTACATCACACCACGGGTGCGGAGAGTTCATCTGGTGGTTATTTTGGTGGCAATTCTCGGCGGGAGCGCATTGTCAGCCTACTCCATACATGCAGCGCGTGATATCACCAATGAGCTGGTCCAGGCGGAAAGCGCAGGCTTTCTTAACTACGAAGTAGTGGCTACCCTCAAGGCCCAGGAGGACAACGGGCTGATTGGAACGGGTGACATTAATGAAACGATAGCCAAGGTTAATGCGCTGAAAGACACTTATCCTTACAGTAACAAGCCGGAAGGTACAGTGCCGCAATACTTCGGTTCGCAAAAAGGCAGGAATGTCATCGTCATCCAGCTGGAGGCTTTTCAGAATTTTCCGCTGCATCAGTCGCTGGAAGGGCAGGAGCTGACACCTGTGCTCAATAAGCTGACGGGAGAGGGCTTTTATTTCCCGCGGGTCTATCAGCAGATCGGCCCGGGGAATACCTCGGATGCGGAATTCATGAGCAATACCTCCATCTACCCGATCGGTACGCTGGCTATGTCCACCGGCTTCGGGGACCGGAAGCTGCCGGGTCTGCCGCGCCTGCTGCGGGACAAGGGGTATGAGGCCTACACTTTCCATGTCAACAAGGTCGGCTTTTGGAACCGCAATGAGATGTATCCGGCGCTTGGATTTAACGGGTACTACGAGAAGGATGATTTTGAGAATGATCATTTTAACGCCTTTGGCGCTTCCGATGAGCAGCTCTACATTACGGCTGTAGAGAAGCTGTCGGCGCTGCACAAGAAAGGCACACCGTTCTACGCCCAGCTTGTCACGGCCTCGAGTCACCATCCTTTCAAAATCCCGGATGCCTACAAAAGAATTACGCTGCCCGCAAATTTGCAGGATACGATGTTAGGCGACTACCTGACGGCCATTAATTATACGGATTATGCCGTTGGCACGCTAATCGAGGGACTGAAGCAAAACGGACTGTGGGACAACACGGTGCTGGTGCTGTACGGGGATCATTTCGGGCTCCAGACCAAGGATGTGCCGCCGGAGCAGGTGGAAGAGGCGCTGGGAGTGATATACGATTCCCGGATCAGCCGATTTAATATTCCGCTGATTGTGCGTGTGCCGGGAATGACCGAAGGCCAGACCTTGGAACGGACTGGCGGCCAGCTTGACATTCTCCCGACGGTAGCCAATCTCCTCGGTGTGTCACTGGAAGAAGAAGGGTATACGGCATTCGGACATGATCTGCTTAACATTGACCGGAATGTGATCGGCATGCGTTATTACTCGCCGTCCGGCACCTTCCTTAACGATGAGATTCTGTTCGTTCCCGGCAAAGGCTTTGAGGACGGAGAGGCCATATCGCTCGATACGCTGGAGCCTGTAGAGGACTTCAGCCAATACAAAAGCGATTATGACTACATTCTGAAACTGATGGACCTGTCTGATGAATACGTGAAGCTGCTTCCGCAGCGATAG